In a single window of the Methylococcus sp. Mc7 genome:
- a CDS encoding penicillin-binding protein activator has translation MRIVTRVAALAITAALTGCASLKPAANDPAARLSAEAQTRLRAGDFSGAGQLYEKAGGISNVPDYFRLRAADAFLRAGDSTASRRLLGSVDPRRLDEDDRILYGLLSARIDLNAGRAREAMTKLDRLDYSQMTLAQKGHYHTLRASAYNQMGNMVESARERIAAGPLLSSPAALQKNNEAIFDALSRVPDAVLEQQSEAATGVFEGWVALARLVRQTTPAQRAKAIADWNARYPTHPAHGAFADSLARRSDLAAAEPVGTAAPAAEAKPAVQITPLAEPGGSRSAPVVAVLLPLSGTYAAPAEAIRTGIDAAHDADIAQNKPALRFYDTQAGDVAGLYRKALEEGATQVIGPLLKEDVAALANSGELPTPVLALNENPGVSAAQLFQFGLTPEQEVEQVAASARLDNHRTALLIAPSSAYGQRVANHFSDYWRRAGGRIAAAKTYAAGSNDYSTVLEDVALLVGQGGQTTPVPYENVADFIFLAADEHDGRVIKPYLESLGVNLPVYAMSSLYSGEPDPGLGRELNGVVFCDIPWLLDETAGDALSERALEAKVTQTPQDYRKLIAMGIDAYRLAGRLDDLRSGGRFEGATGILTAGEGNRIRRQLSCAQFEGNTPRLIGPAPSR, from the coding sequence ATGCGCATAGTCACTCGAGTCGCCGCCCTGGCGATAACCGCCGCCCTGACCGGCTGCGCCAGCCTGAAGCCCGCGGCGAACGATCCGGCCGCCAGACTGTCGGCGGAAGCGCAAACCCGGCTGCGGGCGGGCGATTTCTCCGGTGCCGGCCAGCTTTACGAGAAGGCGGGCGGCATTTCGAACGTGCCGGACTACTTCCGTCTGCGCGCCGCCGACGCCTTCCTGCGCGCGGGCGATTCGACGGCCTCGCGGCGGCTGCTGGGATCGGTCGACCCACGGCGGTTGGACGAGGACGACCGCATTCTTTACGGGCTGCTCAGCGCCCGCATCGACCTCAACGCCGGGCGCGCCCGGGAGGCGATGACCAAGCTGGACAGGCTGGATTACTCGCAGATGACCCTGGCCCAGAAAGGGCATTATCACACGCTGCGCGCCTCGGCCTACAACCAGATGGGGAACATGGTGGAAAGCGCCCGGGAGCGCATCGCCGCCGGGCCTCTGCTGAGTTCGCCGGCTGCGTTGCAGAAGAACAACGAGGCGATCTTCGACGCCCTCAGCCGGGTTCCCGATGCGGTACTGGAACAGCAGTCCGAGGCCGCGACCGGGGTGTTCGAAGGCTGGGTGGCGCTGGCCAGGCTGGTCCGCCAAACCACGCCGGCTCAACGCGCCAAGGCCATCGCGGACTGGAACGCGCGCTACCCCACCCATCCGGCCCACGGCGCTTTCGCCGACTCCCTGGCACGGCGCAGCGATCTGGCGGCGGCCGAACCGGTGGGCACGGCCGCGCCGGCCGCGGAAGCCAAACCCGCCGTCCAGATCACTCCGCTGGCCGAGCCTGGCGGCAGCCGCTCCGCCCCGGTCGTCGCGGTGCTGCTTCCGCTCTCCGGCACCTACGCCGCGCCGGCCGAAGCGATCCGGACCGGCATCGACGCGGCCCACGATGCGGACATCGCCCAGAACAAGCCGGCGCTGCGCTTTTACGACACCCAGGCCGGGGACGTGGCGGGCCTGTACCGGAAGGCGCTGGAAGAAGGCGCAACCCAGGTCATCGGCCCGTTGCTGAAGGAAGACGTCGCCGCCCTCGCCAACAGCGGCGAGTTGCCGACGCCGGTACTGGCACTGAACGAGAATCCCGGCGTCAGCGCCGCCCAGTTGTTCCAGTTCGGCCTCACGCCCGAGCAGGAGGTCGAGCAAGTGGCGGCGAGCGCCCGCCTGGACAATCACCGCACGGCCCTGCTGATCGCGCCGTCGTCGGCTTACGGCCAGCGGGTGGCGAACCACTTCAGCGATTACTGGCGCCGGGCCGGCGGACGCATTGCGGCCGCGAAGACCTATGCGGCCGGCAGCAACGATTATTCGACGGTCCTGGAAGACGTCGCCCTGCTGGTGGGACAAGGCGGTCAAACTACGCCGGTGCCTTACGAAAACGTGGCGGACTTCATTTTCCTGGCGGCCGACGAGCACGACGGGCGCGTCATCAAGCCCTATCTCGAATCACTGGGCGTGAACCTGCCGGTTTACGCGATGTCTTCGCTCTATTCGGGAGAGCCCGACCCAGGGCTGGGCCGGGAACTGAACGGCGTGGTGTTCTGCGACATCCCCTGGCTGCTGGATGAGACCGCCGGCGACGCCTTGTCCGAGCGTGCGCTGGAAGCCAAGGTCACGCAGACCCCGCAGGATTATCGCAAGCTGATCGCCATGGGAATCGACGCTTACCGTCTCGCCGGCCGGCTCGACGATCTGCGCTCCGGCGGGCGCTTCGAGGGCGCGACCGGTATACTCACCGCGGGCGAGGGCAACCGCATCCGCCGGCAGTTGAGCTGCGCGCAGTTCGAGGGCAACACGCCGCGCCTGATCGGGCCGGCGCCGTCGCGGTAA
- a CDS encoding YraN family protein, which yields MGGTALLTGPQAENWAAEYLTARGLRLIERNYRCRLGEIDLVMAEGAAVVFVEVRYRSSNRYGGALESVDRHKCRRLLAAAQHYMIERRVKGAVRLDVVAVSPGAAGPEAEWIRNAIEAQ from the coding sequence ATGGGCGGAACCGCCCTGCTGACCGGCCCCCAGGCCGAAAACTGGGCGGCGGAATACCTCACGGCGCGCGGCCTGCGCCTGATCGAGCGGAACTACCGCTGCCGCTTGGGCGAAATCGATCTGGTCATGGCCGAAGGCGCCGCCGTGGTCTTCGTCGAGGTGCGCTACCGCAGCAGCAATCGGTACGGCGGCGCGCTGGAAAGCGTCGACCGCCACAAATGTCGGCGGCTCCTGGCCGCGGCGCAGCACTACATGATCGAACGCCGGGTGAAAGGCGCCGTCCGGCTGGACGTGGTCGCGGTTTCGCCGGGCGCCGCCGGTCCGGAAGCGGAATGGATCAGGAACGCAATCGAGGCGCAATGA
- the rsmI gene encoding 16S rRNA (cytidine(1402)-2'-O)-methyltransferase, giving the protein MQASERMNGVLYLVATPIGNLGDISFRAVEILKSVDLIAAEDTRHSRPLLDRYGIDRPLFALHEHNEQQASDRLMDRLNAGQRIALISDAGTPLINDPGYPLVSRARAAGLIVTPVPGPCALVAALSASGLSAARFVFEGFAPRTGAARRRSFESLVADERTLVFYEASHRIRDCIADVAAVFPEDRRVVVARELTKLHESFLCGAAAEMPALMDRAPENSKGEFVVVIEGASPRPAETGPSQESLRVLKLLLEECSVKSAAGLAARITGARREDLYRAALELKRAEGDRA; this is encoded by the coding sequence ATGCAGGCGTCTGAGCGGATGAACGGAGTACTATACCTAGTTGCCACGCCGATCGGCAATCTGGGCGATATCAGCTTTCGGGCCGTGGAAATCCTCAAGTCGGTCGATCTGATCGCCGCCGAGGATACCCGCCACAGCCGGCCTTTGCTGGATCGCTACGGCATCGACCGGCCGCTGTTCGCCCTGCACGAGCACAATGAGCAGCAGGCATCCGATCGCCTCATGGACCGGCTCAACGCCGGGCAGCGCATCGCGCTGATCAGCGACGCCGGCACGCCGCTGATCAACGATCCGGGTTATCCGCTGGTGAGCCGCGCCCGTGCGGCCGGCCTCATCGTAACACCGGTGCCCGGCCCCTGCGCCCTCGTTGCCGCCCTTTCCGCCTCGGGGCTGTCCGCGGCGCGCTTCGTATTCGAGGGCTTTGCGCCGCGCACCGGAGCCGCCAGGCGGCGCTCGTTCGAATCGCTGGTCGCCGACGAGCGCACCCTGGTGTTCTACGAAGCCAGCCACCGTATCCGCGATTGCATCGCCGACGTCGCCGCGGTTTTTCCCGAGGACCGCCGGGTCGTGGTGGCGCGCGAGCTGACCAAGCTGCACGAGAGCTTCCTGTGCGGCGCCGCCGCGGAAATGCCGGCGCTCATGGACCGGGCACCGGAAAACAGCAAGGGCGAATTCGTGGTGGTGATCGAGGGCGCCAGCCCTCGGCCCGCCGAGACCGGGCCGTCGCAGGAGTCCCTGAGGGTCTTGAAACTGCTGCTGGAAGAATGCTCGGTCAAGAGCGCTGCTGGGCTTGCGGCCAGGATCACCGGTGCCCGCCGGGAGGATCTGTACCGGGCGGCCTTGGAACTCAAGCGCGCCGAAGGCGACCGGGCCTGA